The proteins below come from a single Chryseobacterium nepalense genomic window:
- the bglX gene encoding beta-glucosidase BglX — protein sequence MSKKLIVIAMLALAPVFSAQEMVSQPVQSYQTAQYQAKKKAFVDNLLSKMTLDEKIGQLNLPSSGDFTTGLAKSSDIGKKIEQGLVGGLFNIKGADKIKAVQKVAVENSRLKIPLIFGMDVIHGYETTFPIPLGLASSWDMNLVQQSARVAAKEASSDGINWTFSPMVDISREPRWGRVSEGSGEDPYLGSEIAKNMVYGYQGKDLSSGNTILACVKHFALYGAGEAGRDYNTVDMSHVRMFNEYFPPYKAAVDAGVASVMASFNEVDGVPATGNRWLQTEVLRNQWKFKGFVVTDYTGINEMVDHGMGDLQQVSALALKAGVDMDMVGEGFLTTLKKSLSEGKVTQSEIDMAARRVLEAKYDLGLFDNPYKHGDAKLAAKEVFSQENRNIARNAAAQSMVLLKNENQTLPLKATGTVAVIGPLVNNAINMTGTWSVAAKHDKSVNLVQGLQANYGKNVKFISAKGANIDDNAKLEEIYAAHGKKTDRDNRSKEALLKEAVEVANNADVIVLAIGESAEMSGESSSRTEITIPQSQVDLLNELKKTGKPIAMVLFTGRPLALTNVKDAPDAILNAWFPGSEAGNAIADVLFGKVNPSGKLPMTFPRSLGQVPIYYNAKNTGRPLDQKLVDKCEYQRFRSNYMDECNTPLYPFGYGLSYTKFNYSDVTVSNANPKGNQTIQASVTVTNSGNFDGAEVVQLYIRDMVGSITRPVKELKGFQKVMLKKGESKKVTFSISPENLKFYNGDLKYDWEPGEFDIMIGTSSEDVKHSKINWTK from the coding sequence ATGAGTAAAAAGTTAATTGTAATCGCCATGTTGGCATTAGCTCCTGTATTTTCTGCACAGGAAATGGTATCTCAGCCTGTCCAGTCTTATCAGACGGCTCAGTATCAGGCTAAAAAGAAAGCTTTTGTAGATAATCTTTTGTCAAAAATGACTTTGGATGAAAAAATTGGACAGCTTAATTTGCCGAGTTCAGGTGATTTTACCACAGGTCTGGCAAAAAGTTCTGATATTGGTAAGAAAATCGAGCAGGGATTAGTTGGGGGACTATTCAATATAAAAGGGGCTGACAAAATCAAAGCGGTTCAGAAAGTGGCCGTTGAAAACAGCCGCCTCAAAATTCCATTGATCTTCGGAATGGATGTGATCCACGGATATGAAACCACTTTCCCGATTCCTTTAGGTCTTGCCTCTTCATGGGATATGAACCTCGTTCAGCAATCTGCAAGAGTGGCTGCCAAAGAAGCTTCATCAGATGGCATCAACTGGACATTTTCTCCAATGGTGGACATTTCCCGCGAACCAAGATGGGGAAGAGTATCCGAAGGCTCCGGTGAAGATCCATACTTAGGAAGCGAGATTGCTAAAAATATGGTGTACGGATATCAGGGCAAAGACCTTTCTTCTGGAAATACTATTTTAGCATGTGTAAAGCATTTCGCATTATACGGTGCCGGAGAAGCGGGCAGAGATTACAATACGGTTGATATGAGTCACGTGAGAATGTTCAATGAATATTTCCCTCCTTATAAAGCAGCTGTAGACGCAGGAGTAGCTTCTGTAATGGCTTCATTTAATGAAGTGGATGGTGTTCCGGCTACCGGAAACAGATGGCTTCAGACCGAAGTATTGAGAAATCAGTGGAAATTCAAAGGGTTTGTAGTGACCGACTATACCGGGATCAACGAAATGGTGGATCACGGAATGGGAGATCTTCAGCAGGTTTCTGCACTGGCGCTGAAAGCGGGTGTGGATATGGATATGGTAGGGGAAGGATTTTTAACGACCCTTAAAAAGTCCCTGTCTGAAGGAAAAGTTACCCAGTCAGAAATCGATATGGCAGCCAGAAGAGTTCTCGAAGCTAAATATGATCTTGGACTGTTCGATAATCCTTACAAACATGGAGATGCTAAATTAGCAGCTAAAGAAGTTTTCAGCCAGGAAAACAGGAATATTGCCAGAAATGCTGCTGCCCAGTCTATGGTTTTATTAAAAAATGAAAACCAGACCTTGCCTTTAAAAGCTACCGGAACAGTGGCGGTAATCGGACCACTGGTAAATAATGCCATCAATATGACCGGAACATGGAGTGTTGCGGCAAAGCATGACAAGTCGGTTAATCTGGTACAGGGACTTCAGGCGAATTATGGTAAAAATGTAAAATTCATTTCTGCAAAAGGAGCTAATATTGATGACAATGCAAAACTGGAAGAAATCTATGCGGCTCACGGCAAAAAAACTGACCGTGACAATCGTTCGAAAGAAGCTTTATTGAAAGAGGCTGTTGAAGTAGCCAACAATGCAGATGTTATCGTTCTTGCTATCGGAGAATCTGCCGAAATGAGTGGTGAATCTTCTTCAAGAACAGAAATTACCATTCCTCAGTCTCAGGTAGATTTATTAAACGAATTGAAAAAAACGGGCAAACCTATAGCGATGGTGCTTTTCACAGGTCGTCCATTGGCGCTTACGAATGTTAAAGATGCTCCTGATGCTATTCTAAATGCGTGGTTCCCGGGTTCAGAAGCCGGAAATGCCATTGCAGACGTTCTTTTCGGAAAAGTAAATCCTTCAGGAAAACTTCCGATGACCTTCCCGAGAAGCTTAGGACAGGTTCCAATTTATTATAATGCAAAAAATACGGGAAGACCGTTGGATCAGAAATTAGTTGACAAATGCGAATACCAGAGATTCCGTTCCAATTATATGGATGAGTGTAATACACCGCTTTATCCTTTCGGATATGGGTTGAGCTATACAAAATTCAACTATTCTGATGTTACAGTTTCCAACGCCAATCCAAAAGGAAATCAAACCATTCAGGCCTCGGTAACAGTTACGAATTCCGGAAATTTTGATGGGGCAGAGGTTGTACAGCTTTACATCAGAGATATGGTAGGAAGTATTACAAGACCGGTAAAAGAATTGAAAGGATTCCAGAAAGTAATGCTTAAAAAAGGAGAATCTAAAAAGGTTACCTTTAGCATCAGTCCGGAAAATCTGAAATTTTACAATGGAGACCTGAAATACGACTGGGAGCCGGGAGAATTTGATATCATGATCGGAACAAGTTCTGAAGATGTAAAACATTCGAAAATCAACTGGACAAAATAA
- a CDS encoding prolyl oligopeptidase family serine peptidase, giving the protein MKCKLKYALLLPVLFFIKANAQEIKAELNKEIKRQEKISYILDYPQNAKGNVPLIVFLHGSGERGNDLEKVKAHSPFTYKNLIKEPVAILAPQCPENTWWDTVTVYALIKEIQAKYNIDASRIYLTGLSMGGWGTLKLAMEHPEMFAAVVSVCAPTDRVMYANIDQYKNLNMKIFHGGMDDVVLPENAFNFYQKLHPVNPSAELTIFPNDNHNSWDSTYSNPKLYEWMLSKRKEK; this is encoded by the coding sequence ATGAAATGTAAACTAAAATACGCTTTGCTACTCCCGGTTTTGTTTTTCATAAAAGCAAATGCCCAGGAAATTAAAGCAGAATTAAATAAAGAAATTAAAAGACAGGAAAAGATTTCCTACATTCTCGATTATCCTCAGAATGCAAAAGGAAATGTTCCGCTAATTGTATTTCTACATGGATCCGGCGAAAGAGGCAATGATCTGGAAAAAGTAAAAGCGCACAGTCCTTTCACCTACAAAAACCTGATCAAGGAACCTGTAGCCATCTTAGCTCCTCAATGTCCTGAAAATACATGGTGGGATACGGTTACTGTATACGCTCTGATCAAAGAAATTCAGGCAAAATATAATATCGATGCTTCCAGAATTTATCTTACGGGACTTTCTATGGGAGGTTGGGGAACCCTGAAATTGGCAATGGAACATCCCGAAATGTTTGCAGCAGTAGTTTCTGTTTGCGCGCCTACGGACAGAGTGATGTATGCCAACATTGATCAGTACAAAAATTTAAATATGAAAATATTCCATGGCGGAATGGACGATGTCGTATTACCGGAAAATGCATTTAATTTTTACCAAAAACTCCACCCGGTAAATCCGTCTGCAGAATTAACGATCTTCCCGAATGACAACCATAATTCATGGGATTCAACCTATTCAAATCCTAAATTGTATGAATGGATGCTGTCAAAAAGAAAAGAAAAATAA
- a CDS encoding glucoamylase family protein: MKRIIASIALISLFTVSCKNSQAPQQQTPKPQIVKNDITDEQLMDRVQKDALKYFWDYAEPNSKLGRERYHEDNIYPDNDKHVITTGGSGFGLATVLVGVERGFVPRKEAVKRLTVMMDFLAKADRHKGAWSHWINGETGKTVPFGKKDNGGDLVETAFLTSGILMVREYFKNGNAEEKALAQKCDDLWKGIQWNWYTKGGEKVLYWHWSPNYGWEMNFPLEGYNECLITYILAASSPTYPIDAETYYKGWTRNGTYLSDKTKYGLPLYVKHNGAEEYGGPLFWAHYSYIGLDPSNLSDKLIKNYFDLNKNQVLIDYNYCVENPKKWKGYGPNYWGLTASYSRNADGTAGYDAHFPKNDRGVITPTAALSSFPYTPKESMDFLRFIYTQKPEFIGSAGPYDATSINYDNWFTPRYLAIDQGTIAPMIENYRTGFLWKLFMNAPEIQQGLKKLSFRSEKYNIK; this comes from the coding sequence ATGAAGAGGATAATAGCATCTATCGCTTTAATATCTTTATTCACGGTTTCATGCAAAAATTCGCAAGCTCCGCAACAGCAGACCCCGAAACCTCAAATCGTGAAGAATGATATCACAGATGAACAATTAATGGACAGGGTGCAGAAAGATGCATTAAAATATTTCTGGGATTATGCAGAACCCAACTCTAAGCTTGGACGTGAGCGTTATCATGAAGACAATATTTACCCCGATAACGACAAACATGTCATTACCACTGGTGGTTCGGGCTTTGGTCTGGCTACCGTTTTGGTGGGCGTTGAAAGAGGTTTTGTACCAAGAAAAGAAGCGGTGAAAAGATTAACCGTAATGATGGATTTTCTTGCAAAAGCAGATCGCCACAAGGGAGCCTGGTCACACTGGATCAACGGTGAAACCGGTAAAACAGTTCCTTTCGGCAAAAAAGACAATGGCGGAGACCTTGTAGAAACGGCATTTTTAACATCGGGGATTTTAATGGTGCGCGAGTATTTCAAAAACGGAAATGCCGAAGAAAAAGCGCTAGCCCAAAAATGTGATGATCTCTGGAAAGGAATTCAGTGGAACTGGTATACCAAAGGTGGGGAAAAAGTATTATATTGGCATTGGTCACCCAATTATGGATGGGAAATGAATTTTCCACTTGAAGGCTACAACGAATGCCTGATTACCTATATTTTAGCGGCATCGTCACCGACTTATCCAATTGATGCGGAAACCTATTACAAAGGCTGGACAAGAAACGGAACCTATCTTTCAGACAAAACAAAATACGGACTTCCTTTATACGTAAAGCATAACGGCGCCGAAGAATACGGAGGCCCCTTATTCTGGGCGCATTACTCCTATATCGGTCTGGACCCCAGCAACCTTTCAGACAAATTAATCAAAAATTATTTTGACCTTAATAAGAACCAGGTACTGATCGATTATAACTACTGTGTGGAAAATCCTAAAAAATGGAAAGGATACGGACCAAACTATTGGGGACTTACGGCAAGTTACTCCAGAAATGCCGACGGAACTGCGGGATACGACGCACATTTTCCAAAAAATGACAGAGGGGTAATTACGCCTACCGCCGCACTAAGCAGTTTTCCGTATACCCCGAAAGAATCCATGGATTTTTTAAGGTTCATCTATACGCAGAAACCTGAATTTATTGGCTCTGCCGGACCTTATGATGCAACTTCAATCAATTACGACAACTGGTTTACCCCAAGATATCTCGCAATAGATCAGGGTACCATTGCACCCATGATTGAAAATTACAGAACCGGATTTTTATGGAAATTATTCATGAATGCTCCTGAAATTCAACAGGGATTAAAGAAATTAAGCTTCAGATCAGAAAAATATAATATTAAATAA
- a CDS encoding glucoamylase family protein, translating into MRKMIASIVFIGILLNSCSSDDTPASSGTPIGGNTETPNNYTDPQLIEMVQKDVLKYFWDYAETNSKLARERYHTDNTSQDANVVTTGGSGFGLMTILVGIKNGYISRAEAVSRLTTSLNFLQNADRFHGAWPHWMNGTSGQVIPFSTMDNGGDLVETAFLAQGLICVREYFKNSSDTSELALSQKADTLWKGIEWNWYTKGENVLYWHWSPNYNFQMNMQLKGFDETLITYVLAAASPNYSIDKPVYQQGWARNGNIKSTATQYGIPVIVNHNGANGTVGPMFWSHYSFLGLDPRGLSDEYVNYGEATTNHARIMYQYCLTNPKGWLGYNSKSWGLTASYSRNTDGSTGYAAHQPNNDLGVISPTAALSDMPYTPTESMNVLRFLYNENYSKYIGVAGPYDAYSVHYNWVTPRYLAIDQGTIAPMVENYKNQFLWQLFMNAPDVKQGLIKLGFHSTQYGF; encoded by the coding sequence ATGAGAAAAATGATAGCTTCAATAGTATTCATCGGAATTTTATTAAATTCTTGCTCTTCAGATGATACACCGGCAAGTTCCGGAACACCAATCGGTGGTAATACCGAAACACCCAACAATTATACAGATCCACAACTTATCGAAATGGTTCAGAAAGATGTTTTAAAATATTTTTGGGATTATGCAGAAACAAATTCAAAGCTGGCCAGAGAAAGATACCATACCGATAATACATCTCAGGATGCAAATGTGGTAACTACAGGAGGATCAGGTTTCGGATTGATGACTATTCTGGTAGGAATTAAAAACGGTTATATCTCAAGAGCAGAGGCTGTTTCGAGACTTACAACTTCACTTAACTTTCTACAGAATGCCGACCGCTTCCATGGAGCATGGCCCCATTGGATGAACGGAACATCCGGACAGGTTATTCCGTTTAGTACAATGGATAATGGAGGAGATCTTGTGGAAACGGCATTTTTGGCACAAGGTCTAATCTGTGTAAGGGAATATTTTAAAAATTCTTCTGATACCTCAGAATTAGCACTATCTCAAAAAGCAGACACTCTATGGAAAGGAATTGAATGGAATTGGTATACAAAAGGAGAAAATGTACTCTATTGGCATTGGTCGCCAAATTATAATTTTCAGATGAATATGCAGCTGAAGGGCTTTGATGAAACATTGATTACCTATGTGTTGGCTGCTGCTTCACCAAATTATTCCATAGATAAGCCCGTTTATCAACAGGGTTGGGCTAGAAACGGAAACATTAAAAGTACCGCCACGCAATATGGAATCCCGGTTATTGTAAACCATAACGGAGCAAATGGAACAGTAGGGCCGATGTTCTGGTCACATTATTCTTTTTTAGGCCTTGACCCAAGGGGGCTTTCTGACGAATATGTAAATTATGGAGAAGCAACCACTAACCACGCCAGAATTATGTATCAGTACTGTTTAACAAACCCTAAAGGTTGGCTGGGGTACAATTCAAAAAGCTGGGGACTTACCGCAAGTTATTCAAGAAATACGGACGGATCTACAGGGTATGCTGCTCATCAGCCAAATAATGATTTAGGTGTTATTTCGCCTACAGCAGCACTATCAGATATGCCTTATACACCTACTGAAAGTATGAATGTACTTAGATTTTTATATAATGAAAATTACAGCAAATATATTGGTGTTGCAGGACCATACGATGCATACTCGGTTCATTACAATTGGGTAACGCCAAGATATCTGGCGATAGACCAGGGTACAATCGCGCCAATGGTAGAAAACTATAAAAATCAGTTTTTATGGCAGTTGTTTATGAATGCTCCAGATGTGAAACAGGGGCTTATTAAGCTAGGCTTCCACTCTACACAGTATGGATTTTAA
- a CDS encoding LamG domain-containing protein, protein MKNINLIKYIAAAFLFSITAISCEDSIDKDNPPIPYSSIGGYQNSDEVASGNLVAKLSFENNLSDKINNITGQMPQGVAYTSGVKGMAYNGSSSEMKYSVANATTAITGLNSFTIAFWMKSDGTVDPATPGQGKGAQGIFTIVRPTEFWGGINLFLENPDASKPNRIRLKLGVENSRTGVSWKGQGVIANLDGYKGKWVHVVFAYDANTSKCYVYQDGEAAKNLDGFAYSPAGGELGGAATWFASDPGGASNPANAPGYGNFQMGGTNGKVVFGSHQFETVPPQNNGSQQDWATSYAGQLDEFRIYNVALKSSDVIALYKLEKDGR, encoded by the coding sequence ATGAAAAATATAAATTTAATTAAATATATAGCAGCAGCATTTTTATTTAGTATAACTGCTATCAGCTGTGAAGATAGTATTGACAAAGACAATCCGCCAATACCATATTCTTCTATTGGAGGATATCAAAATTCAGACGAAGTAGCATCCGGTAATCTTGTTGCAAAATTAAGTTTCGAAAATAACTTAAGTGATAAAATAAATAATATTACGGGGCAAATGCCACAGGGTGTTGCGTATACCTCAGGTGTAAAAGGAATGGCTTATAATGGCTCTTCCTCAGAAATGAAGTATTCTGTTGCTAATGCTACAACTGCGATTACAGGTCTGAATAGTTTTACAATTGCTTTCTGGATGAAAAGTGATGGTACGGTAGATCCTGCAACTCCGGGACAAGGTAAAGGTGCACAAGGTATTTTTACTATAGTTCGTCCAACCGAATTCTGGGGAGGTATTAATCTATTCTTAGAAAATCCGGATGCATCCAAACCAAACAGGATAAGACTTAAATTGGGTGTTGAAAATAGCAGAACAGGAGTTTCCTGGAAAGGACAGGGTGTTATAGCAAACCTTGATGGATATAAAGGAAAATGGGTTCATGTAGTTTTCGCTTATGATGCTAACACAAGCAAATGCTATGTATATCAAGATGGTGAAGCAGCTAAAAATCTTGACGGATTTGCTTATTCCCCTGCTGGAGGAGAGCTTGGTGGAGCTGCAACATGGTTTGCTTCAGATCCTGGCGGTGCGAGCAATCCAGCCAATGCTCCCGGATACGGTAACTTCCAAATGGGAGGAACGAATGGAAAAGTGGTTTTTGGGTCACACCAATTTGAAACCGTACCACCGCAAAATAACGGATCACAGCAGGACTGGGCAACAAGTTACGCTGGACAGCTGGATGAATTCAGGATATATAATGTGGCTTTGAAAAGTTCTGATGTAATCGCGTTATATAAACTTGAAAAAGACGGAAGATAA
- a CDS encoding RagB/SusD family nutrient uptake outer membrane protein, whose product MNKKIIILSVIALSGLFLNSCNDELDVTPTASVSTQDLSLYNNDEGAKSFVTAVYAKFLDWDMSTFSWIGITSIITDDADKGSSPGDSGSDKDLIDALNITPTTGSFNEVWRANYKGINRANQALKFIPMLDQANPQLRNRLIGEVKFLRAFMYFTLVKGWGGVPIVDRIADSNNEEDRKMLLTRKSKEEVYAFIVKDLEDAIAALPAKSAYSGADVGRASKGAAYALLAKVYLYQKNWQKVSENCDQVVGYSLTPNFQDIYKVSGENNAESIFEIQGFGGASMPGIQQYSQVQGARGAGGWGWGFNTPSQSLVDAFNAAGDTERRDATIIFRNSTLYDGRVVPATVENPYYNYKAYSSAFTGSDDSDANIRYLRYSEVLLMKAEALNETGQTNNAATYLNQVRSRAGLANTTATTQAAMRTAIWNERRLELAFEHDRWFDLVRTGQAQAAMAANGKTFVVGRHELFPIPQSFIDESKGMSQQNPGY is encoded by the coding sequence ATGAATAAAAAAATAATAATATTATCAGTTATAGCTTTGTCAGGATTATTTTTGAATAGCTGTAATGATGAGTTGGATGTTACACCAACGGCAAGTGTATCTACTCAAGATTTATCTTTATATAATAATGATGAAGGAGCAAAGAGCTTTGTAACAGCTGTATACGCAAAGTTTTTAGATTGGGATATGAGTACCTTCTCATGGATTGGTATTACAAGTATAATTACTGATGATGCAGATAAAGGTTCTTCTCCTGGAGATTCAGGTTCAGATAAAGATTTAATAGATGCTTTAAATATCACACCCACTACGGGATCTTTTAACGAAGTTTGGAGAGCTAACTATAAAGGTATAAATAGAGCGAATCAAGCTCTCAAGTTTATTCCTATGCTTGATCAGGCAAATCCGCAGTTAAGAAACAGATTAATTGGTGAAGTAAAATTCCTAAGAGCATTTATGTACTTTACACTTGTTAAAGGTTGGGGAGGAGTTCCAATTGTTGATAGAATTGCAGATTCAAACAATGAGGAAGATCGTAAGATGTTATTAACCAGAAAATCAAAAGAGGAGGTTTATGCATTTATTGTTAAAGATTTAGAAGATGCAATTGCCGCATTGCCTGCAAAGAGTGCATATTCTGGGGCTGATGTGGGCAGGGCTAGTAAAGGAGCCGCTTATGCCTTGTTAGCTAAAGTTTATTTATATCAGAAAAACTGGCAAAAAGTTTCGGAAAATTGCGATCAGGTAGTAGGTTATTCATTGACTCCAAATTTTCAGGATATATACAAGGTATCTGGAGAAAATAATGCAGAATCTATTTTCGAGATTCAAGGTTTTGGTGGCGCTTCAATGCCTGGTATTCAGCAATATTCACAAGTTCAGGGCGCTAGAGGAGCTGGTGGCTGGGGGTGGGGCTTTAATACACCATCTCAAAGCTTAGTAGATGCTTTCAATGCTGCTGGAGATACTGAAAGAAGAGATGCTACAATTATTTTCAGAAACTCAACATTATACGATGGTAGAGTAGTTCCAGCTACTGTGGAAAACCCGTATTATAATTACAAAGCTTATTCATCTGCATTTACTGGTTCGGATGATTCCGACGCAAATATTAGATATTTACGATACTCAGAAGTTTTATTAATGAAGGCTGAAGCTCTAAATGAAACAGGGCAGACTAATAATGCTGCAACATATTTAAATCAAGTTAGATCAAGAGCAGGGCTTGCAAATACTACCGCTACTACCCAAGCTGCCATGAGAACTGCTATTTGGAATGAAAGAAGATTAGAATTAGCTTTTGAGCATGATCGTTGGTTTGATCTTGTAAGAACTGGACAAGCACAAGCTGCTATGGCTGCAAATGGTAAAACCTTTGTTGTTGGTAGACATGAATTATTTCCAATTCCACAGTCATTTATCGATGAATCAAAGGGAATGTCTCAGCAAAACCCAGGTTATTAA